Part of the Prevotella communis genome is shown below.
AAATAACGACAGAAAAGTATGACTAACGGACATCTACTATGGGTTGACGATGAGGCAGAGTTGCTCAAGGCCCACATCATCTTTCTCGAGAACAAAGGCTACGAGGTGACCACCGTATCCAATGGTACGGATGCCATAGACCTCTGTCAGCAGAGTTCCTTCGACCTGGTATTACTCGACGAGCAGATGCCAGGTCTCAGTGGCTTGGAGACCCTGCAGCGCATCAAGCAGATATCGCCGTCTACCCCTGTCGTCATGGTGACCAAGAGTGAAGAGGAGAATATCATGGAACAGGCCATCGGACAGAAGATTGCCGATTATCTCATCAAGCCTGTCAACCCCAACCAGATTCTCCTGGTCCTGAAAAAGAATATCCACCGCCGCGAGATTGAGACGGAAGTGACGCAGAGTCAGTATCAGCAGCAGTTCCAGCAGATTGCCATGCAGATCATGGACTGTCGTACCTGGCAGGACTGGGTTGAAGTCTATAAGCAGCTGGTCCACTGGGAACTGCAGCTCTCAAGCACCGACTCACAGATGACCGATATGCTGGCCATGCAGAAAGAAGAGGCCAACCTGGGATTCACGAAGTATATCAAGAAAAACTATCTGGACTGGATAAAAAAGCTCTCCCCCAGCCCCCTGATGTCACCCGAAGTCTTCAAGACAAAGGTATTCCCGCTGCTCAATAACGGCGAGAAGGTATTCCTGATTGTCCTTGATAACTTCCGCTACGACCAGTGGCGCATGTTGTCGCAGGAGATCGGCGACCAGTTCGATATTGAGGAAGATCTCTATTGCAGCATCCTGCCCACGGCTACGCAGTATGCCCGTAATGCCATCTTCAGTGGACTCATGCCCAACAAGATTGCGGAGATGTTCCCCGACTTATGGGTTGACGAGGACGAGGAGGAGGGCAAGAACCTGAACGAGGGACCGCTTATCCAGACACAGCTGGAGCGTTACCGCCGTCACAACACGTTCTCGTACCACAAGATCAACACCTCCTCCGAGGCCGACCGTTTCATCCAGCAGCTGAAGTCACTGGAACGCAACGACCTCAATGTCGTCGTCTTCAATTTCATCGACATGCTCAGCCATGCACGCACGGAGTCCAGGATGGTACGCGAGCTCGCCAACAGCGAGTCGGCCTATCGCAGCATCACGCTCTCCTGGTTCCGCCACTCCGTCATTGCCGACTTCTTCCGCCAGTTGTCACAGACTGACTATAAGATTATCGTTACCACGGACCATGGCTCTATCCGATGCACCAAACCCGTGAAGATTGTGGGCGACCGCAATACGAATACCAATCTGCGTTACAAACTGGGTAAGAATCTCAGCTACGACTCCAAGGATCTCTTCGTTATCAAGAATCCCAACGAGGCGCTACTGCCACAGCCCAACCTCTCTACCAGTTATGTCTTCGCTACCGGCGACTCGTTCTTCGCCTACCCCAACAACTACAACTATTACGTATCCTATTATAAAGATACCTTCCAGCATGGAGGCATCTCTATGGAAGAGATGATTATCCCGCTGATTACCATGACAGGAAAGAAAAGATAATATACAATATGGAAATAAAGATTCAAAACATAGACACAATCCGCGAGTCAGCTCGTGAGTTTATACAGAACATCGGTGAACATAAAGTGTTTGCCTTCTACGGCAAGATGGGTGCAGGAAAGACCACCTTCGTCAAGGCTATCTGCGAGGAACTGGGTGTTGAGGATGTCATCACCAGTCCCACCTTCGCCATCGTTAACGAGTACGAGGCTCATGATCAAAGCATCTTCCACTTCGACTTCTACCGCATCAAGCGCCTGGAGGAAGTCTATGACATGGGCTATGAGGATTATTTCTACAGTGGTGCCCTCTGTTTCATTGAGTGGCCCGAGCTCATCGAAGACCTTCTTCCCGAAGATGCCGTCAAGGTGACCATCACGGAAAATACCGACGGCACCCGCACCGTTACATTCTAACAGGCCCTCATCACACCTCCCCAGAATATGCAAAGACTACTTGCCCTGCTTTTCGCGGTTTTGCTTTCAGCGGCTCCCATGGCGGCTCGTAGTCCCGTGCTCGGCGATTTGGTCGCTGAGGCATCCATGCAGTCCGACCTCCTTCAGATGCTGGCCGACTTTGCCACCTATATGAAGCACGATTTCCAGGACTGTGCAGCCCCCAACAGCATTGGTGAGGCCTGCGGCTGTTTCAAGGGCGAGCATACCATGGCTAACGACGAGCGCGGCGTGCGTCCTAATGCCGACCTGTCGATGATTTGTGCCTTCCTGAGCAAATACGGCAAGGGGAAGGTGAGTCTCCCCGCCGACGTCACCTGGACAGACATCGAGTCCATGGCCATGAAGAGCCTTGTCTTTGCCTATTCCACCCACAAAGCCAACAAACTGAAGGTCTGCTCCGGTAATAACTACTGGGGCTCCACATCGTCAAGCGATGCCGTATGGGAGAGTTCTCTCTGGGCTATGTCGGTGGCCTATAGCGCCTTCTTTCAGTGGGACAAACTGAGCGACACGCAGAAAGACTATATATACCAGCTGCTGAAGGCTGAGTGCAACTACGAGTTGCACCGCACCATCCCCACAGGCTATGCCGGTGATACCAAGGCCGAGGAAAACGGATGGGAAGCCGATGTGCTGGCAGTCACCCTGGGACTTTTCCCCAACGACCCGCTGGCTCCACAGTGGTTCGAACGCCTGCGCGAGTTCGCTGTCAACAGCTACTCACATCAGGATGATGCCACCGACGCCACCATCATCGACCCTACATACGACACCAAGACCGTGAAGGACCTCTATAAAGGGCAGAACCTCTATGACGACTTCACGCTCCAGAACCATAATTATTTCCACACCTCCTATCAGAATGTGGTCATTCAGGAACTGGGCGAGGCTGCCCTGGCCCTGAAACTCTTCCAACAGGAACTTTACGGTACAGAAAAATGGCATACCAACGCCCTGATGCATCATAATGACAAGGTGATGCAAGAGGTGCTCTATTGGCTGGCACTCAGCGATGGCGAACTGGCCATGCCCAACGGTAACGACTGGAGCCTGTTCCTTTACGACCAGATTACCTCCTACTCTACCAATGCCTGTTTCTTGCGCGATCCGCATGCGCTGATGCTCGAGAACCTGGCGTATAAAATGATCAAGCACCGCCAGCAGACCACTACAGACGGCTCCTGGCTCCTGCGCGCTGACGTCGGTGCCCGTCGCATGGGCGTAGAGGCCCACCGTGTCATGATGACATGGCTGATGCACGAGGTACTCTCCACCGCCAGTCTCACACCCACCCGCTGGGAAGATTTCACCCGCGAATATAGCGCTGCGAAGATTCTGTCTTCGCAGGACATCGTCCGAGCCGCCACCCCCGACCGTTTCACCTGTTTCTCATGGAGCCAGGGTCTGCGCAGCTACACCGGCTATATCAGCCCTCAGACCTCAGACCTCCGCCCTCAGACATCCAACCTCATCGTCCCCTTCCGTGCCAACAACACCGGCAATTTCCTTGGCTGGTACGAGGTTCAGGGCAAGAAGACCAATGCCACGCCCATCGTTCCTGGCATCTATGACCTCCACGGTAACAGTTATGTGATGAATGGGGAAATTGACACTAACGACGGTACCCTCAACAACCGCTTCGCCATCTACTCCACCCCAGGTAATGCGGTCATCTATATAGATAATGTACGCGCAAAGCAGCCCTGCACCATCACAGCCGAGAAAGGCGGGCTCATGGCCATCAGCGTGGACGAGATGACAAAGACCACCCGCACCCTCTATACGACCAAGGGCACACAACGGTTGGATGGTACCCAACTGACACGCATGAGCGGTCCGTGGGTGAATATCGACAATACGTTTGGCATCGTTACCACCGGCAACAAACAGATAGCCTTCGGCGAACGCGCCAACAACAACTCTATCATGACGGCACGTCTCTACACCTCCTACTCCGATGAGCCCCGCACCGTTGGGCAAGACCAGTTGGTTGACCGTCGCGCCATTATCTACTATTCCAATATCGACAGCGCATCAACGGCACAATTATCCGACGCCTGTCAGCAACTCTCCACGCCTGAAGGATGGAGTGGCATCATGGCTGCCGATCCAGATAGTACGCGCTATCTGCTGCTCAGCAATTTCTCCGGACAACGTGCGTGCAGACTGAAAAATGTCAACACCCGCTATGGCGCTCCTGTCTTCACCGCCAAGACAATGATTTCCAAGAGTGGTTCAGCCGTCACATTTACTGCCGACCAGAATCACTCCATTGCCAATACCATGAAGTTCTTTATCAGTGGCGCGGATGTCACCGCCATACAGGATGCCAATGATCCAAGCATCATCTATTTGCATAATAATACCAACGAAAAACAAAAAATCCTGATTACCGCAACAGAAAAAGGTCGCTGTTTTACAAAAGAGGTAAAACTAAACACAAAATCACTCAAAGTTTCCCTAAAAGACGGTAAAATAAGGGTTTTTAAGGGCACATTTTAGTGTGTGAGACATAAAAAAAAACAAATGTAACATAACAAAAAGCGGCGTAAACAAATATCCCGTATATTTGCACCCGAAAGCCAAAGGACCTAAAAACCTACTAGTAAACCAAAGGACCAAAAACCTTACTTGTAAGTCAAAGGACCAAAACCTTACATGTAAACCAATGTAATTATTAACCATATTTTTTAACTTATTATTAACTTACAAACATGAGAACTATTACTAAATCTTTAGTAACGTTCCTGCTGCTATTTGTAGCGGGTTCGATGAGTGCTCAGTCTCTCAAGGTCATCTTGGAACGAGACTACAGTACAACAGATTCTTATCCGTACTATTGGATGGGTGACAAAGATGGCGATGCCGCAAAACAACCATTCTTCTGTAATGGTACAGCTGTCGTTGAAATCACCGATGGTGCTCTTAGGATCGCAAACAATGAAGTTCAGGCCAACAACTATGACCTGCAGCCATTCGTACTTGACTGGTTCAACACCACCGAAGGCGAGGACTATGTGATTCGCGTATGGTTGAAAGCCGAGATGGATGGTTCTGCCAACCTGTCTATCGGCACATGGGGCACAAGTGGCAACGCTACCCTCGAGTTTAAGCAGTCCGACGATTATGTGATGTATTCAGTCAACCACACTGCAGCCGTAACATCTACAGGAAACGACGAACACATCCTTTGGCAGATGGGTAGCACAGTAGGTACCGTTTACATCCAGAAGATTCAGATTCTGCAGATGGGTGAGGACAAACCTGTTCTGTCATCTTGGGGTACTTGGAAGCCATTGATCAACAACAGCGACATGGAAGGTGACGACGTAAGCAGCTTCTTCGCTAAGATTGACCGTGACGGTACAGATCCTGTTCCCAACGCAGTGATTTCAGACGGTGTTGGTGTTGATGGTAGCCGTGGTATTATGGTTGCTGCAACAGCAAAAGTTGAACAAGCTTGGGACAACCAGTTCTGGTTCCGTTTCAATGAGCCTTTGGAGGCAAACACCCAGTATCGTGTTAAGTTCGACTATAAAGCAGACCTCTCTGGCGATGTAGCAACACAGGCTCACGCTGCTCCTGGTGACTATATCCACTATGAATTGCTTGGTAACATCAGCTTTACCGGCGACTGGCAGACCTACGAGAAAAATGATCTCAAGGTGACAAGTAGTCAGGCAAAGAATGGCAATGGTAACAAGTTCCAGTCTGTAGCATTCAACCTGAACGATATCGCAGATGCTAACAATTACTATTTCGACAACATTTACGTTGATGCTTACGAGCCTCAGATTGATGTTCAGTATGGTGAAAATGGTAGTATCAAGATTCTCTTCCCCTATTATGTGAACACATGCCGTCTGATGGTTCAGCACGCTGGTGGTAAGCGCCGTCTGATTCTCCCCAACGAGATGTTCAAGGTGACTGTTAATGGTAAGGAGGCTGAGTTCGAGTCTATTGAAATTGATGTCACTGGTGCTATCCTTGTCTTCATCAGCGAAGACTGGGCTGCAGACAACGGCTGCGAATATCTGAGTGAGGACGATGAGATTGTCGTAACCTTCAACAACCTTGAGGGCGACTAT
Proteins encoded:
- a CDS encoding bifunctional response regulator/alkaline phosphatase family protein; translation: MTNGHLLWVDDEAELLKAHIIFLENKGYEVTTVSNGTDAIDLCQQSSFDLVLLDEQMPGLSGLETLQRIKQISPSTPVVMVTKSEEENIMEQAIGQKIADYLIKPVNPNQILLVLKKNIHRREIETEVTQSQYQQQFQQIAMQIMDCRTWQDWVEVYKQLVHWELQLSSTDSQMTDMLAMQKEEANLGFTKYIKKNYLDWIKKLSPSPLMSPEVFKTKVFPLLNNGEKVFLIVLDNFRYDQWRMLSQEIGDQFDIEEDLYCSILPTATQYARNAIFSGLMPNKIAEMFPDLWVDEDEEEGKNLNEGPLIQTQLERYRRHNTFSYHKINTSSEADRFIQQLKSLERNDLNVVVFNFIDMLSHARTESRMVRELANSESAYRSITLSWFRHSVIADFFRQLSQTDYKIIVTTDHGSIRCTKPVKIVGDRNTNTNLRYKLGKNLSYDSKDLFVIKNPNEALLPQPNLSTSYVFATGDSFFAYPNNYNYYVSYYKDTFQHGGISMEEMIIPLITMTGKKR
- the tsaE gene encoding tRNA (adenosine(37)-N6)-threonylcarbamoyltransferase complex ATPase subunit type 1 TsaE; its protein translation is MEIKIQNIDTIRESAREFIQNIGEHKVFAFYGKMGAGKTTFVKAICEELGVEDVITSPTFAIVNEYEAHDQSIFHFDFYRIKRLEEVYDMGYEDYFYSGALCFIEWPELIEDLLPEDAVKVTITENTDGTRTVTF